Proteins encoded by one window of Mercenaria mercenaria strain notata chromosome 4, MADL_Memer_1, whole genome shotgun sequence:
- the LOC123553430 gene encoding neuroligin-4, X-linked-like, with amino-acid sequence MFPCKIRLSCFLQLSLMTGVLTALHEISVSTNVGTIIGNMEIVEFDGESRYVQRFLGIPYAKPPVGERRFERPEPFGKFSDTHNATFHRPHCLQTIPLFYEHLEDFDKSEDCLYLNLYIPGNTTSRENKFAVMIYVHGGSYAIGGADIYSGDILSTFNDVIVVTVNYRLNVFGFLSNGTKSSGNFGLWDARMAIQWVHDHIRTFGGDPERVTLFGNSAGGSGVMYQAMNPKNKGLFQRIISQSGTSLAFWASQRNPSDLYFQYIKDVGCDLIEFELIAKCLRNKPAEELQTESFNFVPSVDRDFVLQEPASLLSGDSLAGKSVSEFFAEIDLIDGVTSSDGAVSVPTWQAQLEKKNIDISMGVPRSYFEKVQVPARLTGVFGDTSAVLTETVIHQYTDWARPDDPVATRENMIDLESDTWFFVPAIEAVQKHSAILKKSTSFFYVFDQKPSFVPIPKWLKGATHTMDVAYVFGLHESLERKLIDDQDAIEPFKVTQDDIKLSRSLMAMWSNFAKSGNPNSPVSTATIDWPQFDSKDQKYLILSVNMTSQSVKNHPMATRVAFWKDLVPVLRRRCKVAPLTSDAPMLSVWLSSTALILFVCSIFL; translated from the exons ATGTTTCCATGTAAAATACGTCTTTCGTGTTTCCTTCAACTGTCGTTAATGACCGGAGTTTTAACTGCCCTACATGAGATTTCTGTTTCTACTAATGTTGGGACTATAATTGGAAATATGGAGATCGTAGAATTTGACGGAGAAAGCAGGTACGTTCAACGTTTCTTGGGAATTCCATACGCCAAGCCCCCAGTAGGAGAACGACGTTTCGAGCGACCGGAGCCGTTTGGGAAATTTTCTGATACGCACAACGCTACATTTCACAGACCACACTGCCTGCAAACAATTCCTCTGTTTTATGAACACCTGGAAGATTTTGATAAAAGCGAGGATTGTCTTTATCTGAATTTATATATACCAGGGAACACCACTTCGagagaaaataaatttgcagTGATGATTTACGTGCATGGAGGTAGTTACGCCATCGGAGGTGCTGATATCTACTCAGGGGACATACTCAGCACATTCAACGACGTCATTGTTGTTACAGTTAATTACCGATTGAATGTGTTTGGATTTCTAAGTAATGGGACAAAATCTTCGGGAAACTTCGGCTTATGGGATGCAAGGATGGCTATTCAATGGGTACATGATCATATCAGAACATTTGGTGGGGATCCCGAACGTGTGACACTCTTTGGAAATTCCGCAGGCGGTTCTGGAGTGATGTATCAAGCCATGAATCCTAAGAACAAGGGATTGTTTCAAAGGATTATATCACAAAGTGGAACTAGTTTGGCATTCTGGGCATCTCAAAGAAATCCGTCTGacttatattttcaatatatcaaAGACGTAGGTTGCGATTTAATCGAATTCGAACTGATAGCAAAATGTCTGCGCAATAAACCTGCCGAAGAATTACAGACAGAATCTTTCAATTTCGTTCCATCCGTTGATAGGGATTTTGTTCTACAAGAACCTGCAAGCCTACTTTCAGGTGATTCTCTAGCAGGCAAGTCTGTCTCAGAATTCTTTGCGGAAATAGATCTTATAGATGGAGTAACGAGTAGCGACGGGGCAGTGAGTGTACCTACCTGGCAGGCACAGTTAGAGAAAAAGAACATAGATATCAGTATGGGTGTTCCTAGAAGCTATTTTGAGAAAGTTCAGGTACCTGCGAGACTGACGGGGGTATTTGGGGATACATCAGCTGTACTGACCGAAACGGTTATACATCAATATACAGACTGGGCTCGTCCTGATGATCCTGTAGCTACAAGAGAAAATATGATTGATTTGGAATCTGATACTTGGTTTTTCGTTCCTGCAATAGAAGCTGTACAGAAGCACAGCGCCATTTTGAAAAAGTCAACTTCATTCTTTTATGTATTTGATCAAAAACCGAGCTTTGTTCCTATACCAAAATGGCTGAAAGGGGCGACACATACAATGGACGTTGCCTATGTCTTCGGACTCCACGAATCACTTGAAAGAAAGTTAATAGACGATCAGGATGCTATAGAGCCTTTTAAAGTTACCCAAGATGACATTAAATTGTCGAGGAGTTTAATGGCAATGTGGAGTAATTTTGCAAAAAGCGG AAATCCGAATTCACCCGTTTCTACTGCAACTATTGACTGGCCTCAGTTTGACAGCAAAGATCAGAAATATCTTATCCTGTCGGTAAACATGACGTCACAATCCGTGAAGAACCACCCAATGGCAACACGTGTAGCATTCTGGAAAGATTTAGTTCCTGTTCTCAGAAGAAGATGTAAAGTTGCACCTCTTACCTCAGATGCGCCTATGCTGTCTGTCTGGCTATCAAGTACTGCGTTGATACTGTTTGTATGCAGTATATTTCTGTAA